In a single window of the Nicotiana tomentosiformis chromosome 8, ASM39032v3, whole genome shotgun sequence genome:
- the LOC104114304 gene encoding mechanosensitive ion channel protein 6-like, giving the protein MKGTTGASVHNPDEVVVELGAEPKYERDSYLSNSKTGIECTPRADMSEVRKKGTSRRNSKLLVKSKKSRLEDIVWEYKQLGKVSSREKDEDWFIDEDFFEESTSKKLSLWTALQLVSLVLTLMALACTFSVSKLKELKLWDLPLWKWEIFLSVIISGHLLCGWGVRAIVFCIERGFLQRLRVLYFVYGLKKAFQNCLWVVLIVIAWHFLVVEKMAYERKSKVLRYLTKSLLCILVATLVWFMKVIIVKILASSFHNKKFFKRITQYLVKQYVIKSLSDSLNGEKGEMRNVTEAKNISSTTYFSWGFAGKKSQKRSNNCLQKWTRMYMSNLGKKSVKRLVQGGLIPTLSTMDEDFSDLSDEEDEESSCRNARKLARKIFKKVAKGSECIGLEDLKRFVAQEKALKSIDLFEGREEEARIDQQYFIDWMVEAFKERRYILCSLNDAKTAVEELHRLMNVLVSLLILILWLFLFEIQISHLLVLVSSQLLVMGFIFGNTCRTVFEAIIFLFIMHPFDVGDRCEVDGVQMVVEEVNILTTVFERYDFQKVTYPNYILATKAIGNYNRSGDMADQIEFSIHISTPWDKIITMKEKIKRYIESHDKYWYSKPVIFVKDVQDMNRLVMTVWPRHKMNHQDMTQRWTRRSSLIDGMINIFRELNIEYRMLPLEVNVRNLPGTSDRLVSNWSTCSAPYYNV; this is encoded by the exons ATGAAAGGAACAACTGGTGCAAGCGTCCATAACCCTGACGAAGTGGTTGTTGAACTTGGCGCTGAACCTAAATATGAGCGTGATTCATACTTGTCCAACTCAAAGACGGGCATAGAGTGCACACCAAGGGCAGATATGTCCGAGGTCCGTAAGAAAGGGACATCTCGACGAAACTCAAAGCTGCTCGTTAAAAGTAAGAAGTCCAGGCTTGAAGACATAGTGTGGGAGTATAAACAATTGGGAAAAGTTAGCAGCAGAGAGAAAGATGAAGATTGGTTCATAGATGAAGACTTTTTTGAGGAATCCACATCTAAGAAGTTAAGTTTGTGGACAGCTCTGCAATTGGTGAGTCTCGTGTTGACTCTGATGGCATTAGCCTGTACCTTCTCAGTTTCTAAACTGAAGGAACTAAAACTATGGGATCTTCCATTGTGGAAGTGGGAAATTTTCTTATCAGTGATCATATCAGGCCATTTACTCTGCGGTTGGGGTGTACGAGCTATAGTTTTCTGTATCGAACGTGGTTTTTTACAGAGGCTGAGGGTTCTTTACTTTGTGTATGGACTCAAAAAGGCTTTTCAGAATTGCCTGTGGGTAGTTCTAATCGTGATTGCTTGGCATTTCTTGGTAGTAGAAAAGATGGCTTACGAGAGGAAAAGCAAAGTATTACGTTATCTGACGAAAAGTCTGCTCTGCATATTGGTGGCTACCTTGGTCTGGTTTATGAAGGTAATTATTGTTAAGATTCTTGCTTCATCATTTCACAATAAGAAGTTTTTCAAAAGAATCACACAGTATCTTGTCAAACAATATGTGATAAAAAGCTTATCAGACTCCCTAAATGGTGAAAAGGGTGAGATGAGGAATGTAACAGAGGCCAAGAATATTAGTAGTACTACTTACTTTTCATGGGGATTTGCTGGAAAAAAGAGCCAGAAACGCTCGAATAATTGTTTACAAAAATGGACTAGAATGTATATGTCTAACTTGGGAAAGAAGAGTGTAAAGAGGCTAGTTCAAGGAGGGCTTATCCCAACTCTTTCAACTATGGACGAAGATTTTTCTGATTTAAGTGATGAAGAGGATGAGGAATCATCTTGTCGCAATGCTAGAAAGCTAGCTCGGAAGATATTCAAGAAAGTCGCTAAGGGATCTGA GTGTATTGGACTGGAGGATTTGAAACGCTTTGTGGCACAAGAAAAAGCTTTGAAGAGCATTGATCTATTTGAAGGAAGAGAAGAAGAAGCACGTATCGATCAACAATATTTCATCGATTGGATG GTTGAGGCATTCAAGGAAAGGAGATATATTCTATGTTCTCTAAATGATGCAAAAACAGCAGTGGAGGAACTTCATCGTTTGATGAACGTACTTGTGTCCTTGCTCATTTTGATACTCTGGCTTTTCCTTTTTGAGATTCAAATAAGTCATCTTCTCGTGCTTGTAAGCTCCCAGCTGCTCGTGATGGGATTCATCTTCGGAAACACCTGCAGGACAGTATTTGAGGCAATCATATTTCTGTTTATAATGCACCCATTCGACGTGGGTGATCGTTGTGAAGTAGATGGAGTGCAG ATGGTTGTAGAGGAGGTGAATATTCTAACAACTGTATTTGAGAGATATGACTTCCAAAAGGTTACATACCCTAACTACATTTTAGCTACTAAGGCCATTGGTAATTATAACCGCAGTGGTGATATGGCAGATCAAATTGAGTTCTCTATTCACATTTCTACTCCCTGGGACAAGATTATCACTATGAAGGAAAAGATAAAGAG GTATATAGAAAGTCATGATAAGTATTGGTACTCAAAGCCAGTAATTTTTGTGAAGGATGTACAAGATATGAACAGATTAGTAATGACAGTTTGGCCGCGGCACAAAATGAACCATCAAGATATGACGCAGAGGTGGACTAGAAGATCCTCATTGATCGATGGAATGATCAATATTTTCCGGGAGCTAAATATCGAATACAGGATGCTGCCTCTTGAAGTTAACGTCCGAAACTTGCCTGGAACATCAGATAGGCTTGTTTCAAATTGGAGTACTTGTTCTGCACCATATTACAACGTTTAA
- the LOC104114305 gene encoding L10-interacting MYB domain-containing protein-like, with protein sequence MDSEANEMQHKQERLRTRWTPSLDKVFADLVVEQIKLGNRPNNVFDKKTWNYIRDEFNRQTNLNFNNNQLRKHLDVLRTRYCNLKSASDQNDALDDSCYIGFDLWEDIGAQPKPESSKPKECPIYEQLCTIFADSGAVGKYAQSSHYEGLDKSAGLDSSFKETSNLAPVNPSSPTPLHSAATSQQTTTRNVACKKRKCSSDIVPASDQSCGDKEIIDSMAEAMREMIAASKLQTVVMPQVDGRFSILKCVKALDEIEGIPDHLYYAALDLFDNPSLREMFVSLNSSSIRLTWLQGKCANLASFI encoded by the exons ATGGATTCTGAAGCTAATGAAATGCAACACAAGCAAGAACGCTTGAGAACAAGGTGGACACCCTCCCTGGACAAGGTCTTTGCTGACCTTGTTGTTGAGCAGATTAAGCTGGGGAACCGGCCGAACAATGTATTTGATAAGAAAACATGGAATTACATACGTGATGAATTCAATAGACAGACCAATCTTAATTTCAATAATAACCAGCTAAGAAAGCACCTTGATGTGTTGCGTACTCGTTACTGTAACCTTAAATCTGCTTCTGATCAAAATGATGCTTTGGACGATTCTTGCTACATTGGTTTTGACCTTTGGGAAGACATTGGG GCTCAGCCGAAGCCTGAATCAAGCAAACCCAAGGAGTGCCCTATCTATGAGCAGCTGTGCACAATATTTGCTGACTCGGGTGCCGTTGGGAAGTATGCCCAATCTAGTCACTATGAAGGGCTGGACAAATCTGCTGGGCTAGATAGCTCATTTAAAGAAACTAGCAACTTGGCTCCTGTAAATCCTTCATCGCCAACACCTTTACACAGCGCTGCTACTTCACAACAAACTACAACAAGGAATGTAGCTTGTAAAAAGAGGAAGTGTTCATCAGATATAGTTCCTGCTTCTGACCAGAGCTGTGGGGATAAAGAGATAATTGATTCTATGGCAGAAGCGATGCGGGAGATGATTGCTGCTTCAAAGTTGCAGACAGTTGTTATGCCTCAAGTTGATGGaagattttcaatccttaaaTGTGTCAAAGCGTTGGATGAGATAGAAGGCATTCCAGACCATCTTTATTATGCAGCTTTGGATCTATTCGACAATCCCAGTCTAAGGGAGATGTTTGTTTCTCTTAACAGCAGCAGCATACGACTGACATGGTTGCAGGGAAAATGTGCTAATCTTGCTTCATTTATCTAG